The sequence below is a genomic window from Gemmatimonadales bacterium.
GAGGTCGCGCGATTGGGCGGACAGGCGGTCGGGCGGTCCGGCGGTCAGCAGCATTCCGGCGAGCACCGCGCCCGCGAGCCGCAGCACGCTGCGCAAGCGCGGCGCGTCCAGCCCGAGAAGTTGACCGCCCGACCGCCCGACCGCCCGACCGCCTCCGCTACACATTCCGCAGATGGCGGCCCACGCTCACCGAGCTTCCGCCGAGACCGAGGATCACACCGAACACCACAAGCAACCCCATCTGGTCTGGTCGAAAGAACACCAGTCCCGTGAGCGATGCGATGTTGCTGTCCCGGAACAGCAGGTAACCCGCGTAGCAGAGGACGAGGGAGAGGACGCCGCCCAGGAGCCCCTTGAATGCGCCCTCGAGCAGGAAGGGGCCGCGGATGAAGCCGTTGGTGGCGCCGACGAGGCGCATGATCGAGATCTCGCGCGCGCGCTGGAGGACCGTGAGCCGGATGGTGACGCCGATGATCACGACGGCGACCGCGGCAAAGGCGAGCCCGATCATGAGGCCCACGGCGCCGGTGACGTTGCGGAGGCGATCGAGCCGCTCGACCCAGTCGCGCCCGTAGCGCACGTCGTCCACGAACTTGAACCCGCGCAACCGCTGGGCGACGGTGGCCACGCTCCTCGCGTCGCGGTGACCGTCCTTGAGCCGCACCTCGAGCGAGGCGGGGAGCGGGTTCACCTGGAGGTCGCGGTAGGCGTCGCGGAACTCGACCAGCTCCTTCCGCGCGCGGCCCAGCGCCTGGTCCTCGCTCACGTACTGCACGTCGGCCACTTCGGGAAAGGCGGCGATGTCCTGCGAGGCGACGGTGATCGTCTCGGGCGGCGTGCCGCGCAGCACGAAGGCGACGATCTCGACCCGTTCCTCCAGCCCGTGCAGCGCCTGGCGAAGGTTGAGCGTCACCAGCACGAAGAGGCCCACCGTGAAGAGCGCGAAGGCGATGGTGGTGACCGAGAGCCCGGAGAGGAGCGGGGCCCGGCGGAATGACAGGAGCGCCTCGCGGAAGAGCAGCCTCACGCGAGCTCCACCGCGCCGGCCGCGTCCTCGGCGCTGTCGTACACGATGGCGCCCTCGCGCAGCTCGATCGTGCGGTAGTTGGTCTGGCGCACGAGGTCGAGGTTGTGAGTGGCCATGACGATGACGGTGCCGCCGGCGTTGATCTCGCGCAGTATCTGGAAGACGCCGCGGGTGGCGCGCTCGTCGAGGTTGCCGGTGGGCTCGTCGGCGAGAAGTATGGACGGATCGTTCACCAGCGCGCGCGCGATGGCCACGCGCTGCTGCTCGCCGCCGGACAGCTCGCGCGGGTAGGCGCGCGACTTGGCGGCGAGGCCCACCTGCGTCAGCACGCGCATGACGCGGGCGGGGATGGTGTCGCGCCGGGCGCCGGTCACCTCGAGCGCAAAGGCGACGTTTTCGGCGGCGGTGCGGTCGTCGAGCAGGCGAAAATCCTGGAACACGACGCCGAGCCGGCGGCGGAGCTTGGCGATGTCGGAGGCGCGCATGCTGGCGACGGAGAAGTTCGACACCCGGACTTCGCCCTGGGTGGGGCGTTGCTCGGCGAAGAGCAGGCGCATGATGGTGGACTTGCCGGCGCCGCTGTGGCCCGTCAGGAAGACGAATTCGCCCTTGGCGACGTGGAAAGTAACGTCCTTCAGGGCGAGCGCGCCGTTGGGGAAGGTTTTGACGACGTGTTGGAAGCGGATCACGGCCGGAACATACAACGGTGGGCGAGCCCGACGTCAGTGGCTGCCGCCCGCCTGCTCCAGATCCGCGATGATGTCCTCCGCGTCCTCGATTCCGCAGCTCAACCGTAAGAATCCGTCCGGAATGCCGAGCCCCGCGCGCTGCTCCGGCGTGAGCGAGACGTGCGATGTGAGCCGCGGCTCGGAGACGAGGCTCTCCACGCCGGCCAGGCTCGGCGCGTGGATCACCAGCTTGAGCCGATTCAGGAATCGCTCGGCCGCCGCCGCACCGCCCGCGAGCTCCAGCCCAACCATGCCGCCGAACCCATCGAGAATCTCCTTCGCCGCCGCATGATCGGGGTGCGACTCGAGCCCCGGGTAGTGCACCCGCGCGATCCACGGTTGCTGCTCGGCCCACGTCGCCACGGCGAGGCCGTTGGCGTTGTGGCGCTGCATGCGCACCGCGAGCGTTCGAAGGCCGCGGTCCACCAGCCAGACCGCGTGCGGGTCAATCGCCTGGCCCCACATGCGCATCAGGCGATTGATCTCCTCCACGATCTGGCTCGACGCCGCGACGGCGCCGGCGATCACGTCGCTGTGGCCGTTGAGATACTTGGTGGCGCTCGTGATCGCCACGTCCGCGCCATGCTCGATGGGGCGGTAGTTGAACGGGCTCGCGAACGTCGCGTCCACCAGAAGCGCGAGTCCTTCGCCGCGCGCCACCTTGGCGATGGGACGTAAATCGACCACGCGCATCAGCGGATTGGTCGGCGTTTCGACGAAGAAGGCGCGGGTCTCCTTGCGGAGCGACTTGCGCCACTGGCGCGGCTGATCGGGACTCACGTAACTCACCGAAATGCCGAGGCGCCCAAACTCGTGGTCGAAGAGCGCCTGGGTGCCGCCGTAGATCCAGCGGCTCGACACCAGATGATCGCCCGGACGGAGCACGGCGAGGTGCGCGAGCGCCGTCGCACCCATTCCGCTCGAAGTGAAGATCGCGTCCTCACTCCCCTCGAGCAGCGCGTACTTCTTGGCGAGCGCCACCTGCGCCGGGTTGTTGCCGTACCGGCTGTAGATGATGTCGGCCGACGAGCCGACGGGGTTCACGAAGGTGCTGCTCTGGAAGACGGGCGGCGCCACCGGCGACCAGTCGGCGCGGCGATGCGGCGCACCGTGGACCGCGGTGGTCGAGAGGCCGGGACGGCGGCTCACGCGGCGGCGCTCACGCGGGCGGGAGAGAGATCGATTGGAAGCGGTCGCCGTCGCGGCAGGCGAGCCGGAGGTCCAACAGCTCGGCGAGCGCGGCGTCGGTGCGCGGCGCCGGCCACTCGAGCCGCGCGGCCAATTCGAGCGCATCGCAGGCGCCGGGCGCGTCGCCATCGTCGTCGCGCTCGCAATCGGCGCGCAGCGCCGCGAACGCCGCGCGCGCGTCCATCGTCACCCATCCAAGCAAATCAGCGGCGCCGGTGCCGTGGATGCGCGCCGCCACCGCGAGCCGATGGTGCCGGAGCACGTGATCCAGCGCTTCGCGCTGTTCCTCGCGCACGCCGCCCAGCACGAGCACGGGCCCCGCGAGCTCGCCCACGGGCAGCGCCGCGGCGAGCAGCAGCTTGGCCACGATCTCGTCGGCGCAACTGAAGTCGAGCAGGTCGACGCCCGAGAAGTCGAGCACCGCGGTTTCGCAGCCCGAATTCGCGATCGCCGCCTCGATCCGGCTGCGCACCGCGGCACCGGTGGGGCGGGTGACGAGATTCCGGTACGGAGTCGCCACCGCCTCCTGCAGGAGGTGATGCAAGCAGATCGTCTGGATCATGCGCCGGCGTTCATCGGTGTGCTCATTCGCCTTCGGCCTGCTGCGCGGGAATGATCACCTGGACCTGGGCTCCGGGAAAGAAGGGAAGATGCTCGTGCAACGGCACGTCCTCGTCCCACGGGGGCACGATGGAGAGGCGCGCGGTGCCGCTCCGGATGCCGATCTTGCCGTTCCAGCGAGCAAGATAGCGAGTGATGCCCGCGAGGCCCTGGCCTCGGCCCGGATCGCGGAAGCGGCTGGCGCCCTGAATGAGCGCGGCCTCGAGCGCCGCGGCATCGCCCCAGCGGTCGCCGAAGCGCTTGGCCTGCACGCTCTCGAGGGTGCGGCGAAAGCCCACGCCCGCATCGCTCACCGCAATCACGACCACACGCCGCCCGAGCCGCCGCCTGAATGTGTATGCCTGCACCGCCACCCAGCCGCTGGTGCCGGCGTGTTCCACAATATTCTGGCAGCTTTCGGAAAGCGCCATGGCGAAGCCCATCGTCGCCTTGGCCTCGAGGCCGAGCTCGCTCTGCAGGATCCGGCTCGCACCCTCCTGAATCTTGCCGACGATCTGGTGGATGTCTTCCGACCCGCGCACCGGTGTGACGTCGAGCAGCACGTCCGACGGCCCCTGCGCGCGCGGGCGCGGCACCTTGCCATGGATCTCGAACAGGTCGGCCGCGTGCTGGAAGAAACCGGTGCGCGCCCAGTAGCTCCGCACCTCGTCGCTCGCGGGCACGGTGAGGAGCGGCCGCTCCTGCTTGCTCTCGCGGAGCGCCTGGCCGGCCGTGAGGATGCCGAGGAGCCCGTACGGTGAGGCCCATTGGGCGCCGCGCGCATCGAGCAGGAGTCGCGCGCCCGGCGGCCACGCGCCGACGGCGCCGGCGAACTGGTCGAAGCTGCGGTCGTCGAAGTGGGCGGGGACCTCGACGACGCGGGTCACACGGTCACCAGCTCGCCACGGAGGTGGCGCGCGAGGCCACCGGCGCCGCGCAGACCTGCATTGCGGGCCGCGAGCCGGTTCGCCTCGCGCAGCGCGGCTTCGGTGCCGTCGCCGGCCAAGAGCCGCGAGCAGAGCACCGCGCCGAAGACGTCGCCGCAGCCGGTAACGTCCAGCGCGTCGACCTGTGGGGCTGCGATCACGGCGGTTCGCACCGGGCCCGCGTCATGAGTGCGTGGCCCCATTGGCCGGCCCGTTTGCTCGCCCATTACGTACGCCGCGCCACGGCTGCCGAGCGTCACCACCAGGAGCCGCACGCCCGCCCCGAGCACGTCGGCGCTCAACTGCATCGGATCAGACGACGTTTGGCGCATTTCGTCCTCGTTCATCTGCACCACGTCGAAGCAGCCGAACCAGGACGGCGCGTCGGGCAGCGGGCGGAGCACGCGGATGCCGTCCTGGTGCATGCCGAGGAAGAGGCTGTGCAGGTCGGCGTAGATGGGACCGGCAAAGCCGTGGCGGAGTGCCTGCGCGGTGCCGAGCGAGAGCTCGAACCCCGAGATGAAATTCACGTAGAGCGCGTCGAGGTCCCGAACCATGGGGCCCAGCTCCGGCCACGTCCACCCGGGAACGCCGCCGCTCATCCGCTCGCAGCGGCGGTCGCGATCCTGATAGTGCAGCTCGACGCGGTTGTTGGGCGCCGGCACCTCGACGCAGCGGGCGCCGGGCGCGAGCCGGGTCAGGGTGCGCATGAAGGCCGCCGCCTCCGCGCTCAGGTCGCGCCCCACCTTGATGAGCGGCACCAGCTCCCACCCGGGCGGGAGCGCCGCGTCGAATCCGCCCAGCGCGTACGCGATGCCGCCCCACTCCTCGGCCGGAGGCGCGGCGGGGTCGCGGCCGTGGATCCGGTCCCAGACCAGGGACCCGATCACGCCGACCCTAGGCAACGGGAAACTGGTCGCTCGCCCGGCGCGCGGGCGAGACGGCCTGATCGAGAAACGAGCGCGCCGCGCCGTACACGCCCGCGGTCTCGGTGAGCTCGGCCGGCACGATGCGGCACACCGCGACGGCCGGCCTGAACGCGCGCCGCGCGACCTCGCGCCTGAGCGGCACGAACAGGTGATCGCCCGCGTAGGTGACGCCGCCGAAGACCACCACGATCTCCGGGTTGAAGACGTTCACCAGATTCGCGATGCCGGCGCCGAGGAACTTCGCGGTGTCGCTCACGACCTCTTCGGCCAGCTCGTCGCCGTCGTGCGCCGCCTGATAGACGGTCTGCGCGGTGACGAGGTCCAGATTGCCGTCGACGTAGTCGGGCAGCCGGCTCGGGGCGCCCGCCTCAACGGCCTCGACCGCGCGGCGCGCGATGGCCGGGCCCGAGGCGTACGCCTCGAGGCAGCCATAGTTGCCGCACTTGCAGCGGCGGCCGTTGGCTTCGATCGTCGTGTGGCCGATTTCGCCCGCGCAGTCGGAGGCGCCGTGATGCAGCCGGCCATCCACGATGATCCCGCCGCCGATGCCGGTGCCGATCGTGATGCCGATGGCCTGCTGCGCGCCGCGGGCGGCCCCGCGCCACCACTCGCCGAGGGCGGCGCAGTTGGCATCGTTGTCGATGGCGGCGGGAAGGCCGAGGCCCTCCTGCATGCGCTGGCGAAGGGGGAGATTCACCCAGCCCAGGTTCGGAGTGAGTAGGACGACCCCGCGCCGGGTGTCGAGCGGGCCGGGCGCGCCGATGCCCGCGCCGATGAAGCTGGCGCCGGGCACCTCGGCGCGCGTCGCCTCGATCGTCTGGCGCCCGATCGCGACGAGCCGCTTGAGCACCGCATCCGCGCCCTCCTCCGCGCGGGTGGGCTCGCTCCGGAAGTTGCGCAGCTCGGAGCCGTCCTCGGCGACGGCGCCGGCGACGAGATTGGTGCCCCCGATGTCGATGCCGAGGACGTAGCGCATCACTCAACCTGGAGGACGGCCAGAAACGCTTCCTGGGGAATCTCCACGGCGCCGATCTGCTTCATCCGCTTCTTCCCCTCCTTCTGCTTCTCGAGGAGCTTCCGCTTCCGGGTGACGTCGCCGCCGTAGCACTTGGCGAGCACGTCCTTGCGGAAAGCGCTCACCGTCTCGCGGGCGATGATCTTCTGGCCGATGGCGGCCTGGATGGCCACCTGGTAGAGCTGGCGGGGGATCAGCTCCTTGAGCTTCTCCGCCACCTTGCGCCCGTACTCGTAGGCCTTGTCGCGGTGGATGATGACGCTGAAGGCATCAATCTGATCGCCGTTGATCAGCATGTCGAGCTTGACGAGATCCGACTCGCGGAACCCGGACATCTCGTAATCGAGCGAGGCGTAGCCGCGGGAGAGTGACTTCAGGCGGTCGTAGAAGTCGAGCACGATCTCGCCCAGGGGAAACTCGAAGTCGAACTCGACGCGCGCCGGGTCAATGTAGTGCATGCCGCCGTACACGCCGCGCCGGTCCTGGCCCAGCTTCATGATGCCGCCGATGTACTCGGCGGGGGCCATGATGCGCGCCCTTACGTACGGCTCCTCGATCCGCTCGATCGAGGCGGGGTCGGGGAGGTTGGTCGGATTTTCCAGGAGCATCATCGCGCCGTCGGTGCGGTAGACGTGGTACTCCACCGTCGGCACCGTGGTGATGAGGTCGAGGTTGAACTCGCGCTCCAGCCGCTCCTGCACGATCTCCATGTGCAGGAGCCCGAGAAAGCCGCAGCGGAAGCCGAAGCCCAAGGCGGTGGACGACTCGGGCTCGTAGTGCAGGCTTGCGTCGTTGAGCGCGAGCCGCTCGAGCGCGTCGCGGAGCGGCTCGTACTGCTCGGAGTCGGTGGGGTAGAGGCCGGCAAAGACCATCGATTTGACGTCGCGGTAGCCGGGGAGCAGCTCGGCGGCGCGATTGTTGGCGTCGAGGATGGTGTCGCCCACGCGAGCGTCGCGCACGTTGCGGAGGCTGGCGACGACGTAGCCCACCTCGCCCGCCTCGAGCCGCTCAGTGGGCCGCTGGCCGAGCTGGAGGTAGCCGACTTCGTCCACGTGGTGCACGTCATCGGGGTGCGCACCGAAGGCGATCTCCATTCCGGCGTACAGCGCGCCGTCCACCACACGGATGCTGGGGATGGCACCGCGGTAGCGGTCGTAGTACGAGTCGAAGATGAGCGCCCGGAGCGGCGCATCGTCGCGGCCGCGGGGCGGCGGGATGCGCGCGACGATCGCCTCGAGCAGCTCGGGCACGCCGGTGCCCTCCTTGGCCGAGACGGCGAGGATCTCTTCGCGTTTGGCGCCGATCAGGTCCATGATTTCGCGGGCACGCCGCTCAGGCTCGGCCCCCGGAAGGTCGATTTTGTTGAGCACCGGGATGATCTCGAGGCCGGCATCGAGCGCCAGAAAAAGATTCGACAGCGTCTGCGCCTGGATGCCCTGCGAGGCATCGACCACGAGAAGCGCGCCCTCGCAGGCGTTGAGTGAGCGGGAGACCTCGTAGGTGAAGTCCACGTGGCCCGGCGTGTCGATCAGGTTGAGCTCGTACTCCTGCCCGTCGCGCGCCGTGTAGGTCATGCGCACGGCATTCAGCTTGATCGTGATGCCGCGCTCGCGCTCCAAGTCCATGGTGTCGAGGAGTTGCTCGCGCATGAGCCGGCGCTCGACCGTGTTGGTCGCCTCGATCAGGCGGTCCGCGAGGGTCGACTTGCCGTGATCAATGTGGGCGACGATACAGAAATTGCGGATGCGGGACGGCATGCGGGGAATATAAGGGCGGGCGGTCGGCCGGACGGCCGGACGGGGCGACGGGCGGACGGCAACGGCGCGTGCTATGTTCGTGGCGGTCAACCGGGGACATCGATGAGCGAGCCGATCACCGCCAGTTCGCCTGACGGGCTGGCCACCCGACCGCCTGATCGCCCGACCGCCGGCGGCGACGCGCGCGCGTCCGCGGCCATGCTGCTTGTCTGCCTCATTTGGGGCTTCAACTTCAGCATCATGAAGGTCGCGTTCGCCGCGATCCCGGTGCTCGCGTTCTCGGCGCTCCGGTTTGCGGCGGCGAGCGCGGCGCTCGGCTTCGTGCTCTGGCGACGTACCGGCCGGCTCGCCATGCCGGCCGGGGCCGGGCGTCAGCTCGTGCTGCTGGGGCTCATCGGCAACACGGCGTACCAGCTCGCCTTCATGGAGGGGCTCGCGCACACGACGGCGTCCAACAGCGCGCTCATCCTCGCCTCGGTCCCCACGCTCGTCGTGCTGCTTGGGGTGATCCTCGGCGTCGAGCGGCCGTCGGCGGGGATGGTGGCGGGGGTGCTGAGCGCCACGCTCGGTGTGGCGCTGGTGATCGCGGCGCGCGGCGTCGCGTTCGACCGCCGGACGCTCGAGGGCGACCTCCTGACCGTGACGGCCGCCGCGTGCTGGGCCGGCTTCACCGTAGCGGTGCGCCGGCTGCCCAAGTCCATCACGGCGCTCGAGGTCACCACCTTCACCACGATCACCGGCATGCCCGGGCTGGTGCTCGCCGGTGTGCCTGACCTCGTGCGCATGCATTGGGGGCCCGTGCCGGCCGGCGCATGGGCGGCGCTGGGGTACGCGTCGCTGGTCTCGCTGGTGCTCGCGTACCTCATCTGGAACGCGAGCGTGCAGCGGATCGGCAGCAACCGGACCGCGATCTACCTCTGTGTGACGCCGCTCGTGGCGGTGGCCGCCGCGTGGGTGCTCCTGGGGGAGCGCCCGGTGCCGCTGCAGTGGGCGGGCGCGGTGCTCATCATCGCGGGGGTATTGCTCTCACTTCCGCGAGTCGCGCTACCGCGCGGCGGAGGTGCGGGATGACGATGCTCCCGCCCACGACCAGCCCCACCGCAAACACCTCCTGAAACTCATCGTCCGTCATACCCTCCTTCGCGCACCGCACGATGTGGTAGGTGACACAGTCGTCGCAGCGCATCACCAGCGAGGCCACGAGCCCGAGCATTTCTTTTATCTTCGCACCGAGAGCACCGGGCTCGTAGGCTCGGTTGTCGAGTGCGAAGAAGCGCTGGATCGTGAGGTTGCCGCCGCTCAGGATGGCATCATTCATCCGGGTGCGGAACGCGTCGAAGGCGGCAAGGGAGTCAGGCATGGGCAGTGGGCGAATGGGGTAGGGAGAGAAGGTAAGTAGGAAGGCGGTAAGGGCGATAGAGACTGCCTACTCTGCTCCCGTTGCCGCCTTCTCCACGATCTCCTTATAACTCTGCTCTCTCCACTTCGGCCTTTCCGCCCCGTTTCCTATTTCCTGCCCCAGGTAGTAGACCAGTTTCAGAATCCGACTCTCCTTCTCCGCGTTGATCTTGTCCACCGAGTCCGTCACCCGATGGTAGTCCTCGTGGACCCCATTGAAGAAGAAGAGGATCGGAACGCCCTTGCGGGCGAAGTTGTAGTGGTCGGAGCGGAAGTAGAAGCGCTCGGCCGGCCAGCGGTCGTCGATGGCGTGCATGCGGAGCTCGGGGTGCGCGGCGTTCACCCGCTCGAGCGTGGCGCCCAGATCCGAATGCTCCTTGCCGATCGCCACGATGGTGTCCGCCCAGTTGCGGCCGATCATGTCCATGTTGAGATCGGCCACCACGCTGTCGAGCGGCACCGTGGGGTGCTCGCTGAAGTAGCGACTGCCCCAGAGGCCCTTCTCCTCCCCGCTCACCGTGAGAAAGACCGTGGACCGCCGGGGCCGCGCGCCCCGGCGGCTCATCGCCTCGGCCAGCTCGACCACGCCCACCGTGCCCGACGCATCGTCGTCCGCACCGTTGTTGATGCTGTCCGGCTGGCCCGGCGTGATGCCGATGTGATCCATGTGGGCGGAGAAAAGCACGTACTGGTGCTTGAGCACCGGGTCGGTGCCCTCGAGCACGCCGATCGTGTTGGGCGCCATGCGGCTCGAGAGGATCGTCTCGGCGAGGTCGAGCCGTGCGGTGAGCGCCGGCAGGTCTCGCACGACCGCGGTGGTGGCCGCGCGGAGCGCCGCGGGATGAACCCCGACCGCCGAAAGCGCGGGGGCCGCCGCATCTTCCCGCGCCTCGACGACTACCGGGCGCGGAAGCCCCAGATCGACGGTCGTCCGTTCGCTCGCCTGACTCGGAAGCCGGACGGCGAACGCAGTGGGGTCGAGCACGCTCAGGAGCACGATCGCGCGCGGGCCCGCGAGATAGAGCGCGCGGATTGCATCCTCTGCGCCCGCGGGCGTGGCCGCCGCAGCGCTCGCCGCGTTCGGCACCACGAGCACGATCCGCCCGCGCACCGACGCCCGCGCCACCGCATCAGCCGTGAGCCGGCCGCCCACGAGCAGCACGCCACCCGTGAGCGGCTCCGCCCGGGCGTCCCCCTGCACGAGGCGCGCGTCCGCGGTGAACGCTAGCCGCGCCTCGTGCCCACCCGCGCGGAACGTGAGCGCCGAGCGCGCGGGCTCGAAGCGGCGCCGCGTGATGGAGTAGCGCTGGAAGAACGTGCCGCGGTCGCCACCGGGCGCGAGGCCGAACCGGCGGAACTCGCCGGCCACCCACGCGGCGGTCTCATCGAGCCCGCGACTCGGTGTGTCCCGGCCGAGCATCGAGTCGTCGGCGATGATGCCGATGCGATGCTGCACGTCGGCCGGGGTGATCGTGCCGGCGGCGCTGGTGACGGACGGCGCGGTCTGCGCGGCGAGCGGCGCCACGAGAGCCGCGCCGAGCGCGAGCACGGCAACGCCGCGCGCGAGCAGTTGCGCACGCAGATGGGCAGGCCGGTGTGCGCGCCGGCGCTCCTGCGGGGGCGAGGATCGGTGTCCCCTGCGAGGCTTTCGGAATGGCATCGCCGAAAAGATAGCGCGGCGCGCATTGGCTCGCCCCGGGCGCGCGTTGACTCGCCCGTGACGCGCGGATACGTTGCGGCCTGCATGACTGGGTTCGATACCATTTCCGGGCACGCGCGCCTGGATCTCCTCGATCCGCTCGAAGCAGCACGCCTTGGCGGCCTGGAGCTCGTGGCCGACGGAGTCGTCGAAGGCTTTCTCGCCGGGCTGCACCGCTCACCGCGCCGCGGGTTTTCGGTCGAATTCGCCGAGCATCGGATGTACCAACCGGGCGACGAACTGCGCTACGTCGACTGGAAGGTGCTCGGCCGGAGCGATCGGCTCTACGTGAAGCAGTTCGAGGAAGAGACCAACCTGCGCGCGATGGTCGTCTGTGACGCGAGCCGCTCCATGGCCTGGACCGGCGACGCCGCCGCGACGCTGCCCAAGCTCGCCTATGCCCAGCGGCTCATCGCCGCGCTCACGCTGGTGCTCCTCCGCCAGCGCGACGCGACCGGGCTCATTGTCTTCGACGAGGCGGTGCGGTCCATCACGCCGCCACGCGCGCGCCTCGCGCACTGGCGCCAGTTGCTGGCGACGCTCTCGGCGCTCGACGCAGGCGGGGGCACGGCGGCCGAGCCCGCGCTCCGGCGCGTGGTGGAGCAGCTCAGGCGCCGGGGGCTCGTGGTCTTCGTCTCCGACCTGCTGCTCGACCGCGCGCTCGCGCTCAAGGCGCTGCGCTTTCTCCGCCACCGCGGCCACCGGGTCATCGTGCTCCACGTGATGGACCCGGCCGAGGTGACGCTTTCGGGTCCGGCCGAAGCGCGGTTCGAAGATCCGGAGACGCGGGCCGCGGTCGTGCTCCGTCCCCGCGACTGGGCCGCTGTGTATCGCGAGACCGTCGCGGGCGTCATCGCCGAGTGGCGCCTCGCCTGCCGGCGCCACGGTATCGCGTACCACGCGGTGCGCACCGACACGCCGTTCGGCACGGTGCTCCGCCGAATCGCGGCGCAGCCGGCGTGACCAACGGGCTTGTGAGGATGTGATCGGCGGCATGCGCTCGGCATGATCGGATTTCTGCATCCCTGGATGCTGGCGGGGCTCGCGGCGGCGGGCGTCCCGGTTCTGCTGCATCTCCTGCAACGCCGCGAACCGCCCACGGTTCCGTTCCCGGCGGTCCGCTATCTCATCACCGTCACCCAGCAGCACCAGCGGCGGCTCAAGCTGCAGAACTGGCTGCTGCTCGCCGTGCGCACGCTGCTCATCGCGGTCATCGTGCTCGCCGCCGCCGGGCCGACGGTGGCCACCCGCGGCGTGCCGGGCCACGGGCCGAGCGCGCTCGTCCTCGTGGTCGACAATAGCGCGAGCAGTGCGGCGGTGGTGGACGGCACGCCGCGGCTCACGGGACTCAAGGCTGCCGCGCAAGGCGTACTGGCGCGCGCCACGCCGGATGACGCGCTCTGGCTCCTCACGGCGGACGGCGTGCCGCGGCCGGGCGGCGCACCCGCGCTCGGCGAGCTGGTGCGGCGGCTCGAACCGTCGCCGCGACGCATGGATCTGGGCGCGGC
It includes:
- a CDS encoding aminotransferase class I/II-fold pyridoxal phosphate-dependent enzyme gives rise to the protein MSRRPGLSTTAVHGAPHRRADWSPVAPPVFQSSTFVNPVGSSADIIYSRYGNNPAQVALAKKYALLEGSEDAIFTSSGMGATALAHLAVLRPGDHLVSSRWIYGGTQALFDHEFGRLGISVSYVSPDQPRQWRKSLRKETRAFFVETPTNPLMRVVDLRPIAKVARGEGLALLVDATFASPFNYRPIEHGADVAITSATKYLNGHSDVIAGAVAASSQIVEEINRLMRMWGQAIDPHAVWLVDRGLRTLAVRMQRHNANGLAVATWAEQQPWIARVHYPGLESHPDHAAAKEILDGFGGMVGLELAGGAAAAERFLNRLKLVIHAPSLAGVESLVSEPRLTSHVSLTPEQRAGLGIPDGFLRLSCGIEDAEDIIADLEQAGGSH
- a CDS encoding ROK family protein, whose amino-acid sequence is MRYVLGIDIGGTNLVAGAVAEDGSELRNFRSEPTRAEEGADAVLKRLVAIGRQTIEATRAEVPGASFIGAGIGAPGPLDTRRGVVLLTPNLGWVNLPLRQRMQEGLGLPAAIDNDANCAALGEWWRGAARGAQQAIGITIGTGIGGGIIVDGRLHHGASDCAGEIGHTTIEANGRRCKCGNYGCLEAYASGPAIARRAVEAVEAGAPSRLPDYVDGNLDLVTAQTVYQAAHDGDELAEEVVSDTAKFLGAGIANLVNVFNPEIVVVFGGVTYAGDHLFVPLRREVARRAFRPAVAVCRIVPAELTETAGVYGAARSFLDQAVSPARRASDQFPVA
- a CDS encoding carbohydrate kinase family protein, producing MIGSLVWDRIHGRDPAAPPAEEWGGIAYALGGFDAALPPGWELVPLIKVGRDLSAEAAAFMRTLTRLAPGARCVEVPAPNNRVELHYQDRDRRCERMSGGVPGWTWPELGPMVRDLDALYVNFISGFELSLGTAQALRHGFAGPIYADLHSLFLGMHQDGIRVLRPLPDAPSWFGCFDVVQMNEDEMRQTSSDPMQLSADVLGAGVRLLVVTLGSRGAAYVMGEQTGRPMGPRTHDAGPVRTAVIAAPQVDALDVTGCGDVFGAVLCSRLLAGDGTEAALREANRLAARNAGLRGAGGLARHLRGELVTV
- the lepA gene encoding translation elongation factor 4, which produces MPSRIRNFCIVAHIDHGKSTLADRLIEATNTVERRLMREQLLDTMDLERERGITIKLNAVRMTYTARDGQEYELNLIDTPGHVDFTYEVSRSLNACEGALLVVDASQGIQAQTLSNLFLALDAGLEIIPVLNKIDLPGAEPERRAREIMDLIGAKREEILAVSAKEGTGVPELLEAIVARIPPPRGRDDAPLRALIFDSYYDRYRGAIPSIRVVDGALYAGMEIAFGAHPDDVHHVDEVGYLQLGQRPTERLEAGEVGYVVASLRNVRDARVGDTILDANNRAAELLPGYRDVKSMVFAGLYPTDSEQYEPLRDALERLALNDASLHYEPESSTALGFGFRCGFLGLLHMEIVQERLEREFNLDLITTVPTVEYHVYRTDGAMMLLENPTNLPDPASIERIEEPYVRARIMAPAEYIGGIMKLGQDRRGVYGGMHYIDPARVEFDFEFPLGEIVLDFYDRLKSLSRGYASLDYEMSGFRESDLVKLDMLINGDQIDAFSVIIHRDKAYEYGRKVAEKLKELIPRQLYQVAIQAAIGQKIIARETVSAFRKDVLAKCYGGDVTRKRKLLEKQKEGKKRMKQIGAVEIPQEAFLAVLQVE
- a CDS encoding ATP-binding protein — encoded protein: MTRVVEVPAHFDDRSFDQFAGAVGAWPPGARLLLDARGAQWASPYGLLGILTAGQALRESKQERPLLTVPASDEVRSYWARTGFFQHAADLFEIHGKVPRPRAQGPSDVLLDVTPVRGSEDIHQIVGKIQEGASRILQSELGLEAKATMGFAMALSESCQNIVEHAGTSGWVAVQAYTFRRRLGRRVVVIAVSDAGVGFRRTLESVQAKRFGDRWGDAAALEAALIQGASRFRDPGRGQGLAGITRYLARWNGKIGIRSGTARLSIVPPWDEDVPLHEHLPFFPGAQVQVIIPAQQAEGE
- the ftsE gene encoding cell division ATP-binding protein FtsE, with product MIRFQHVVKTFPNGALALKDVTFHVAKGEFVFLTGHSGAGKSTIMRLLFAEQRPTQGEVRVSNFSVASMRASDIAKLRRRLGVVFQDFRLLDDRTAAENVAFALEVTGARRDTIPARVMRVLTQVGLAAKSRAYPRELSGGEQQRVAIARALVNDPSILLADEPTGNLDERATRGVFQILREINAGGTVIVMATHNLDLVRQTNYRTIELREGAIVYDSAEDAAGAVELA
- a CDS encoding DMT family transporter — translated: MSEPITASSPDGLATRPPDRPTAGGDARASAAMLLVCLIWGFNFSIMKVAFAAIPVLAFSALRFAAASAALGFVLWRRTGRLAMPAGAGRQLVLLGLIGNTAYQLAFMEGLAHTTASNSALILASVPTLVVLLGVILGVERPSAGMVAGVLSATLGVALVIAARGVAFDRRTLEGDLLTVTAAACWAGFTVAVRRLPKSITALEVTTFTTITGMPGLVLAGVPDLVRMHWGPVPAGAWAALGYASLVSLVLAYLIWNASVQRIGSNRTAIYLCVTPLVAVAAAWVLLGERPVPLQWAGAVLIIAGVLLSLPRVALPRGGGAG
- a CDS encoding permease-like cell division protein FtsX — its product is MRLLFREALLSFRRAPLLSGLSVTTIAFALFTVGLFVLVTLNLRQALHGLEERVEIVAFVLRGTPPETITVASQDIAAFPEVADVQYVSEDQALGRARKELVEFRDAYRDLQVNPLPASLEVRLKDGHRDARSVATVAQRLRGFKFVDDVRYGRDWVERLDRLRNVTGAVGLMIGLAFAAVAVVIIGVTIRLTVLQRAREISIMRLVGATNGFIRGPFLLEGAFKGLLGGVLSLVLCYAGYLLFRDSNIASLTGLVFFRPDQMGLLVVFGVILGLGGSSVSVGRHLRNV